One window of Phoenix dactylifera cultivar Barhee BC4 chromosome 5, palm_55x_up_171113_PBpolish2nd_filt_p, whole genome shotgun sequence genomic DNA carries:
- the LOC103716894 gene encoding 4-hydroxy-tetrahydrodipicolinate synthase 2, chloroplastic-like isoform X2 has protein sequence MRSLENKNRTSVDDIKSLRLITAIKTPYLPDGRFDLEAYDSLMHMQINNGAEGVIVGGTTGEGHLMSWDEHIMLIGHTVNCFGTSIKVIGNTGSNSTREAIHASEQGFAVGMHAALHINPYYGKTSSQGLVSHFETVLSMGPTIIYNVPSRTGQDIPPSVIHMISQNPNMAGVKECVGHNRVKEYTDQGIVIWSGNDNECHDSRWTYGANGVISVVSNLVPGLMHELMFQGKNPSLNSKLMPLIDWLFREPNPIGLNTALAQLGVTRPVFRLPYVPLPLERRVEFVGMVEAIGRENFVGEKDVQVLDDADFISVGRY, from the coding sequence AACATCAGTGGATGACATTAAGAGCCTCAGATTAATCACAGCCATCAAGACTCCATATTTGCCTGATGGGAGATTTGACCTTGAAGCTTATGACTCGCTGATGCACATGCAGATTAACAATGGTGCTGAGGGTgtaatagtgggaggtacaacAGGGGAGGGCCATCTCATGAGCTGGGATGAACACATCATGCTCATTGGGCACACTGTTAATTGCTTTGGTACATCAATCAAAGTGATAGGGAACACTGGAAGCAACTCAACAAGAGAAGCAATCCATGCATCTGAACAGGGCTTTGCCGTAGGCATGCATGCAGCCCTTCATATCAATCCTTATTATGGGAAGACATCTTCGCAAGGACTAGTCTCGCATTTTGAGACAGTCCTCTCCATGGGCCCGACCATCATCTACAATGTACCATCAAGAACTGGACAAGATATTCCTCCTTCGGTTATCCATATGATTTCACAGAATCCTAACATGGCGGGTGTCAAGGAGTGTGTTGGACATAACCGAGTTAAGGAATATACAGATCAGGGGATAGTAATATGGAGTGGTAATGACAACGAGTGCCATGATTCTAGGTGGACTTATGGGGCGAATGGAGTTATATCTGTTGTTAGTAACCTTGTTCCAGGTCTGATGCATGAGCTCATGTTCCAAGGGAAGAATCCTTCGCTGAACTCGAAACTGATGCCTTTGATTGATTGGTTGTTTCGTGAGCCAAATCCTATAGGCCTTAACACTGCTCTGGCTCAACTGGGAGTGACAAGGCCCGTTTTCAGGTTGCCATatgttcctcttcctcttgaaaGAAGGGTCGAATTCGTCGGTATGGTGGAGGCCATCGGAAGGGAGAATTTTGTAGGAGAGAAGgatgtacaagtcctcgacgaTGCTGACTTTATATCGGTGGGTCGATATTAG